The DNA window GTTTTCATTTTTAAAGGATGCGGGAATGTTAAATGCTATTGCGCAGATCGCTATTTTAGTGGTTATTGTTGTGAGTGTTTATACCCAAAATAATTCGAGTTGCAGGAAGGCGGCAACGCAGTGAATCCCCAGGAGCTTACTCCAGTAAGTGACTGGGGTGAGCGAGGAAAGCCAACACACCTGCAACTTGAAGTATGAAGGGTATATTTAATTTTGGGGCTTTATGTGCGTGGAATAACGGCGCTATCAAAAAAACTACTCCAGCGCCGTCTGAGTTCAGGGAAAATGAGCGATAAGAAAGTTACAAAATTTTACCATTCTTATAAAAAGAAAAAAGATCAGCGCCTGATACCCATTCTGATCTTCGGTATTTTCTATAAATCCTTTGTTAGGATGCAGGGCGAATTTTATGCGCTCTATCGTGCCGAGATGGAAAAAAGGCAATTGCCGCTGTAATGCTTTCCCGCGCTGTTTCTTGTGCGCAGTGAAAGGTAACCACAAATTGTACGGCATCTCTTAGTCCGTTCTCTTATATTATTATTCCCGATTGATTCATCTGTTGGGCTGGCCTTTTGCCGGCTTAGTCGCCAAAATAAGTTCATACGTTGTTGATTGCACTGAATTGGTTATTAAATGCGCGCGTGGTTGCCTGATTGGCTGGCCTTTCCCGTCGGGATGCATTAATGAATCACCGTGATGCATTTCTGGTGATGTTTTGCCTTATACCCGGGCAGTAAGATAACTGTGTTCCCTTATTAGAAATTCCTTTCAGGGTGACACATTTATTTAAGGTTGGTGCCTTATTGTTTCGGGAGAGAATCGATGCCGGCAGGTATTGCTGTTGAAAAGGCCCTAAAAATAGGGCCGCGCACGTCGCATTTTGCGGTATTGCTGTTTTTGGCCCTGGCGTTAATGGCCGCATTGCTTAACAGCAGCGCGCCGTCGCCGTTGTATCCGCTTTACCAACGGGAACTGGGGCTTTCGTCGGTTAGCCTGACGGTTATTTATGGCGCCTATGCCGCTGGCGTGCTCATTTCACTGTTTAGCGTGGGCAACCTGGCGGGCCGGGTTAAAGACCTGCGTATCATGATTGTGCCAGCGCTGCTGGCCGTGTTGGGCGGCGCTTTGCTGTTCGCCATGGCGGATTCGTTGGTGATGATGCTGATGGCGCGTTTGCTGGCCGGCATTGGCACCGGGGCGCTGACCGGCGCTGCCAATATCGCGCTGATGCGCTTTGGCCCGCAGGACGGGGGCAAAACGGCGGCGTTGATTGCCACCTTATCGTTTACTGCCGGCCTGGCACTGGGGCCGATTTTCAGCGGCATTGCGTTGCAAACCGGTTTTTATACCACCTCGCTGCCGTTTGCTATCATTATGGTGATCGCTGCGGTGGCGCTGATCGGCGTGGTGTTGCGCTGGCCACCTGTGCCTGCCGCCGCTGCGGTGGTGAGTACGGCGGCAACGCATAAATCGCTGCCCGCGCGCGGGGCGCTGGCCGAGGGCCTGCGGGCCACCGGCGGTAAGTTTTTCCTGTGTGCCGGCGCGCTGTTTTTCTGCTGGGTGCTTGCTGCCAGTATGCTGGTGATCGGGCCCAGCGTGGCGGAGACGTTGTTAGGCATGCATAGCCGCGGGGTGTTTGGCTATGTGATTGCCGTGTATCTGGTGATTGCCGGCATCAGCCAACTGCTGAGCCGCCGGGCAAATGCCCGTTACTCGCTGATGCTCGGCTGCCTGGCGCAGGCGCTGTCGGTCGCGGTGTTTGCCGTTGCGCTGGCGTTTCACTCACTGGGCATGGCGGCCGTGGGGATGGCGATCGCCGGTTATGCCTACGGCGCGGTTTTTGTCGGCAGCGCCATGCTGGTGAACCTGATATCCCCCGCGGCAAGCCATGCGCGGCTGGTATCGCTGTTTTACGTGATTGCTTACATTGCCAACTGGGTGCCTATCCTGTTGGGGCTGGTTATTGACCATGTCAGCCTGAGTCTGGCGGTCAATCTGCTATTTTTGGTTAATGCCGTAGTGTGTTTGGGGTTGGGCCTGTGGGCGATGCGCGCAGACTTTCCGCGCTGATAACCCCGCGCAGTATGGCGAGCGTTTTCCCTGGTGTTGTTGTGTATCATTTTCAGCGTGCTTGCACGCTGTTTTTTTTGCGAGCAACAACCACCATAAGGGCACCGGCAGGGCGTAAGCTATGCTACAGAGACGCTATCGCATGACGATATTTTCGTTACAGGGCATTGGCTGGGGGGCATTATGGATCCGTTATTTTCGTTGGAAAACAAAAGAATACTTATCACCGGTTCTTCACGCGGCATCGGTTTCCTGTTGGCTAAAGGGCTGGGGCAACGCGGCGCGCAGATCCTGGTGAACGCCACCAGGGCGGAAAGCGCCGAGCGTGCGGTGAACGCCCTGCGCAGCGAGGGCCTGCAGGCCGAAGCGGTGGCGTTCGACGTTACCGATTCGCAGGCTATCCACCAGGCGATTGCACAAGTTGAGGCGGATCTTGGCCCGATTGACGTGCTGATCAATAACGCCGGTATCCAACGCCGCCACCCGTTTATCGATTTTCCGGAAAGCGAATGGGACGAAATCATCGCGGTTAACCAGAAGGCGGTATTCGTGGTGTCACAGGCGGTCGCACGCCATATGGTGCAGCGCCGGCGTGGCAAGATAATCAACATCGGTTCGATGCAAAGCGAGCTTGGGCGCGACACCATCACGCCGTATGCGGCGTCAAAAGGCGCGGTGAAAATGCTGACGCGCGGCATGTGCGTGGAACTGGCGCGTTACAATATCCAGGTAAACGGCATCGCGCCGGGGTATTTCAAAACGGAAATGACGCAGGCGCTGGCGGACGATCCGGCATTTACCGGCTGGCTGACCAAACGCACGCCGGCGGCCCGTTGGGGCGATCCGGCGGAACTGATCGGTGCGGCGGTGTTCCTGGCCTCCGGCGCGGCTAATTTTGTTAACGGTCAACTGCTGTTTGTCGATGGCGGGATGTCTGTCGCCGTATAGCGTCTGGCGTTCAACCCGGTGTGCCAAAAGTCTCATGGCGGCAAACGGGGTTTGTTCCTATAGTTAGGGGCATGGTGAATTTTCTAACGGCGGAGGAAACGAAAATGTCGAAAAATACGGACGACGATCAAACTACCCTTGATGACGATCTGAAAATGCTGTCTGACACGCTGGAAGAGGTTTTGGCGTATTCCGGCGATCGTGCCGATCAGGCCTATGTCGATATCAAATCCCATGCCGAGCAGGCGCTGCAAGAGGTAAGAACACGGCTGGAAAGCGTCTCGGAATCGTACTGCGCGCGTGCCAAAGATGCCGCTTTGCGCGCGGATTTCTACGTGCACGAGAAGCCTTGGCAAAGCGTGGGCATCGGCGCCACCGTGGGGTTGGTGTTCGGCCTATTGCTGGCGCGCCGCTAGCGCGAAGCGGGCAGGGCGTGTGCCGCGCCCTGTTTCTTTCTCTCCATCCCCACGCATTTCCCTCTCTTTTCTCTGCCTTCTGCGCTGCGTTTGCCGGTAAACTCGCTAACTGTCTAAGCGTGCTGTTTATGTATCCCGAAATCACGGCCTTGCATGGAGAAGCCGCGCGCTTGCGTGTAAGCTACCTGTAATTTATTTGTTCATTTTTGGTTGCAATCCTGGGCGCCCGGCCATTCACCAAGACATTAACTTTGATCTTTCAGGGTAAGAAGCCGCCATTGCGCTTTAAGGATATACGGCGTTTTTGCGCCAGCGCAAAAGCCGTGTTGAAAACTACTCATATAATTTGATCATTGTGTTGGCGTGATTAATGCCAGAGAAATAATTCTGTTAACGGATTTGTGAGCGGACTATGTCGACAAGTGTTTTTAATCGCCGCTGGGCGGCGTTGTTATTGGAAGCGCTGTCTCGGCATGGGGTGCGGCATGTCTGCATTGCCCCCGGATCGCGTTCCACGCCGTTGACGCTTGCGGCGGCGGCCAACCCCGCCTTCATTTGCCATACCCATTTTGACGAGCGCGGCCTGGGCCATTTGGCGCTGGGCCTGGCGAAAGCATCGCAAGAGCCCGTCGCGGTGATCGTCACCTCCGGCACGGCGGCTGCCAACCTGTATCCCGCCATCATTGAAGCCAGCCTCACCGGCGAACGCCTGGTTTGCCTGACGGCCGATCGCCCGCCTGAGCTGATCGACTGTGGCGCCAACCAGGCGATCCGCCAGCACGGCCTGTATGCCGGCCACCCGGCGCAGGCGATAGATTTGCCGCGGCCCACCCCGGATATTCCGGCGCGCTGGCTGGTCGCCACCGTGGACAACGCCATGGCGAACCTGGCCCATGGCGTCCTGCATATCAATTGCCCGTTCGCCGAGCCGTTGTACGGCGGTGACGAACAACACTATGCGGCCTGGTCGGCTGAATTAGGCAATTGGTGGCACGATCGTCGCCCCTGGCTTTGCACCCCGGCCACGCTGAGCGTGGCGAAGCAGCCTGACTGGCATTTTTGGCGCCAGAAACGCGGGGTGATTGTGGCCGGGCGCATCAGCGCAGAAGAAGGCGAGCAACTGGCGGCCTGGGCCGAGATGCTGGGGTGGCCGCTGATTGGCGATGTGCTGTCGCAGACCGGGCAGCCGTTGCCGTGTGCCGATTTGTGGCTGGCGCGCCCGCAAGCCAAGGGCATCCTGGCCAACGCCCAGTTGGTGATCCAATTTGGCGCCAGCCTGACGGGCAAACGCGTGCTGCAATGGCAGGCGCAGTGCCAGCCGCAAGAATACTGGCTGGTGGACGCGCTGCCGGGGCAGCGTGATCCCGCCCAGCACCGCGGCCGGCGTATTTGTTGCCCGGTGGGGCAATGGCTTGATGCGCACCCGGCGCAGTTGCGTTCCCCCTGGGCCGACGATCTGGCCGCCATCGCGGCGCAAACCCACGAGCTGGTGACCGGCTATCTGCGCGATCGCTTTGGCGAAGCACTGTTGGCGCATCGCCTGGCGCAACTGCTGCCGGAAAACGGCCAACTGTTTCTGGGCAACAGCCTGGTGGTGCGGTTGGTTGATGCGCTGGCGCAGTTGCCGCCGGGCTACCCGGTGTTCAGCAACCGCGGCGCCAGCGGCATTGACGGGCTGCTTTCCACGACGGCTGGGGTGCAGCGCGCCACGGCCAAGCCCACGCTGGCGTTGGTGGGCGATCTTTCCGCGTTGTATGACTTGAATGCGCTGGCGCTACTGCGCCACTGCTCGGCGCCGACGGTGCTGATTGTTGTGAACAATAACGGGGGCCAGATATTTTCGCTATTACCCACCCCGGAAACGGAGCGCCAGCGCTTCTACTGCATGCCGCAGGACGTGGAGTTTAGCCACGCGGCGGCGATGTTCCAGATTAACTATGACTGCCCGGCCGACTGGCAACAGTTACGCCAGGCGGTGGAGCAGGGCTGGCGCCACAGCGGCGCTACGCTGATTGAATTACAGGTATCGCCGAGCGATGGCGCAGAGGCGGTGCAATACCTGATACAACAAATGGTGGCAGGCTGATGCTGGCAGCAAAAGTATTGCAAAGCGGTGAGGGCGATCGCCCCTGGCTGGTGTGGTTACATGGTTTTCTTGGTAATAACAATGAGTGGCGGGTGATCGCCGGCCATTGCCCGCAGTGGCCATCGCTGGCGATCGATCTGCCCGGCCATGGCGATTCGGCCAACCAGCACTGCACCGGTCTTGACGATGTCAGCCGGCAAATCAATGCGGTGCTGGCGCTTTACCGTATTGAGAAGTACTGGCTGGTGGGCTATTCGCTCGGCGGGCGCATTGCGATGTACCATGCCTGCCAGGGCAACCACACTGGTCTGCAGGGCGTGGTGATTGAAGGCGGCAACCCCGGTTTAGGCTGTGAAAGCCTGCGCGAGCAGCGCAGCGCCCATGACGCCGCCTGGGCCAGCCGTTTTCGCCATGAACCCATTACCCGCGTGCTGGCCGATTGGTACCAGCAGCCGGTGTTTGCCGATCTCAGCACCGTGCATCGCGAAGCGCTGATTGCCGTACGGGCGGTTAACGACGGCCCCGCGGTGGCGGACATGCTTGAAGCCACCTCGCTTGGGCGCCAGCCTTACCTGGGCGACCAACTGCGCCAACTGCCGGTGCCGCTGCGCGTACTCTGCGGCGACAGCGATCATAAATTTCAGGCGTTGGTGCGCGAAGCCGGGTTGCCGTTGGGCATTGTGCCGCAGGCCGGGCACAACGCCCACCTGGGCAACCCGCAGGATTTCGTCGCCCAATTGCATCATTTTCTCGATAACCCCGTTTGAAGGAACAGAACATGCTCTACCCAGATGAACAACAGCTTTACGCGCCGATTGAATGGCAAGACTGCAGTGGTGATTTCGAGGATATCCTGTATCACAAATCCAGCGACGGGATTGCCAAAATCACCATCAACCGCCCGCAGGTGCGTAATGCTTTTCGCCCGTTGACGGTGAAAGAGATGCTGGAAGCGTTGGCCAACGCCCGCTATGACGACGGCATTGGCACCATTATTCTTACCGGCGCCGGCGAGAAAGCGTTCTGCTCCGGCGGCGATCAGAAAGTGCGCGGCGATTACGGCGGTTACAAAGACGCCAGCGGCGTCCACCATCTGAACGTGCTTGATTTCCAGCGCCAAATCCGCACCTGCCCGAAGCCGATCGTGGCGATGGTGGCGGGCTATTCCATCGGCGGCGGCCATGTGCTGCATATGATGTGCGATCTAACCATCGCCGCCGACAATGCCATTTTTGGCCAGACCGGGCCGAAGGTCGGCTCGTTCGATGGCGGCTGGGGCGCCTCTTACATGGCGCGCATTGTCGGCCAGAAAAAAGCGCGCGAAATCTGGTTCCTGTGCCGCCAATATGATGCCGCGCAGGCACTGGATATGGGGCTGGTGAACACCGTGGTGCCGCTGGCAGATCTGGAAAAAGAAACTGTGCGCTGGTGCCGTGAAATGCTGCAAAACAGCCCGATGGCATTGCGCTGCCTGAAGGCGGCGCTGAACGCCGACTGTGACGGGCAGGCCGGTTTGCAAGAGCTGGCGGGCAACGCCACCATGCTGTTTTACATGACCGACGAAGGCCAGGAGGGGCGCAACGCATTCAATGAAAAACGCCAGCCAGACTTCAGCAAATTCAAGCGTAACCCTTGATGGATAAGCTAATCCGCAGCGCGGCGCTATACCGTTATCAACTGCCGATGGAAGCCGGCGTGGTGCTGCGCAACCAACGGCTGAAAACCCGCGACGGCCTGCTGCTGCACCTGCAACAGGGTGAGCAGCAAGGCTGGGGAGAGATCGCGCCGCTGCCGGGTTTTAGCCAGGAAACGCTGGCCGAGGCGCAAAGCGCGCTGCTGGCGTGGCTGCCGGTTTGGCTATGCGGCCAGCAACCGGTGGAAAGCGACCTGCCGGCGGTGGCGTTCGGCACCAGTTGCGCGCTGGCGGAGCTAAGCGGGGCGTTGCCGCCGCAGGCGGATTACCGCACGGCGCCATTGTGCACCGGCGATCCCGATGCGCTGTTCGCGCTGCTGGCGGCGCTGCCAGGGGAGAAGATCGCCAAAGTGAAGGTCGGGCTGTATGAAGCGGTGCGCGACGGCATGATCGTTAATATGTTGCTGGAAGCGCTGCCGGATCTGAAACTGCGGCTGGACGCCAACCGCAGTTGGCCGCTGGCCAAGGCACAAGGCTTCGCCAAATACGTCAATCCCGCCTGGCGCGATCGTATCGCTTTTCTGGAAGAACCGTGCAAAACCCGCGATGAGTCGCGTGCTTTTGCGCAGGAAACCGGTATTGCCATTGCCTGGGATGAAAGCGTGCGAGACGCCGATTTCGTCGTGCAGGCCGAGCCTGGCGTCGCGGCGATTGTGATCAAGCCGACGCTGGTCGGCAGCCTGGCACGCTGCCGCGCGCTGGTAACGCAGGCGCATCAGGCCGGGCTGACGGCGGTGATCAGCTCCAGCATTGAATCCAGCCTGGGGCTGACCCAACTGGCGCGGCTGGCCCAGTGGCTGACGCCGGGCACCGTACCGGGCCTGGACACATTGCATTTGATGCAGGCGCAGCTGCTGCGTCCATGGCCCGGCAGCGCATTGCCCGTGCAGGGCGAAGCCGAGCTGGAGTGCGTATGGCGCAGTTGACCGACTGGCCGTGGCGCTATTGGGCGCAGCACCGGCCGCAGGCTACGGCGTTGCTGGTGGGCCAACAGGCCGTCAGTTGGCACGCTTTGCAACAACAGGTGGTGCAACTGGCAGCGGCATTCCGGCAGCAGGGGGTTAGCCCCGGCATCGGCGTGGCGCTGTGCGGCAAAAACAGCTACCCGTTGCTGTTGGCCTATCTGGCGCTGCTGCAGTGCGGCGCCCGGCTGCTGCCGCTGAACCCGGCGTTGCCGCCGGCGCTGCTGGCCACGTTGCTGCCGGCATTGAATATCTCTTTGGCCTATTGCCCAGACGGCGCGCCGTCGTTGCCTGATTCAATACGGCCGTTGGCGCCGCGGTCAACGGCCGTATCCTCGCCGCCGCTGGCGTGGGCTGCCGATCGTTTAGCCACCCTGACGCTGACCTCCGGCTCCAATGGGCTGCCGAAAGCCGCGGTGCACAGCTATCAGGGGCATTTGGCCAGTGCGCAAGGGGTGCTGCGGCTGATGAACTTCCGGGCGCAGGACAGCTGGTTGCTGTCGCTGCCGCTGTTCCACGTTTCTGGGCAGGGGATCGTCTGGCGCTGGCTGGCGGCGGGCGCCCGGCTGGTGGTGCGTGATCGGCTGCCGCTGGCCGATGCGCTGGCTGGCTGCAGCCATGCGTCGCTGGTGCCAACCCAGCTCTGGCGTTTGCTGGCTGAACCCCGGCGTGCGCCGGGGTTAACCGATGTGCTGTTGGGCGGCGCCATGATCCCGGTGGAACTTACCGAACGGGCAGAGGCGGCGGGCATCCGCTGCTGGTGCGGCTATGGCCTGACCGAGCTGGCGTCAACCGTCTGCGGCAAACGCGCCGATGCGCTGCCGGGCGTCGGGCTGCCGCTGCATGGCCGTGAGATCAGACTGGTGGATCAGGAAGTGTGGGTACGCGGCGCCAGCCTGGCGCTGGGGTATTGGCGCGATGGCGCGCTGCAGCCGATTGTCGATAGTCAGGGCTGGTTTCACACCCGCGATCGCGGCGTGATGGCCGACGGCGAACTGCGCATCCTTGGGCGGCTGGATAACCTGTTTTTCAGCGGCGGCGAAGGGGTGCAGCCGGAAGACGTGGAGCGTGTGCTGGCGGCCCATCCAAAGATAGAGCAGGTGTTTGTGGTGCCGGTGGACGATGCGGAATTTGGTCAGCGCCCGGTGGCGGTGTTTGACGGGGATGCGGCGCTGTCTTTGCCGGCGCTACTGGCATGGGCGCAAGATAAATTGGCGAACTTCCAGCGGCCGGTGGCGTTGCTGCCGCTGCCGGCGCAGTTGAAAACCGGCGGGATTAAAATCGCCCGGCGGCAGGTGCAAGCCTGGGCGGAGGGGGTACTGCAAAGCGGGCAACGCTGCGGCGGCTAAAGGCGCCGGCAGGGATTAACACCATTAAAACCATAAACGGCATAAAAACCATAACCTTTTGATTTACATTGTGTTACTGAAATTTTCCCCGCCTGGGGGGAAAGTGTCGGCGCGATCACAGTGGCAGATGATAAACAGATGTTAATTATTTAATAATAAATTAACAGGAGCTGCCAGTATGTTAGCAAAACACACCCGGCCTGCCGCCGCACGGCAGGGGAATGCCAAGAATATTTTCCGCGTTACCAGCGGCAACTTTCTTGAAATGTATGATTTCATGGTGTTTGGCTACTATGCCAGCGCCATTGCCGGCACTTTTTTCCCCGGTTCCAATCCGTTCGCTTCCCTGATGTTAACCTTGATGACCTTCGGTGCCGGCTTCCTGATGCGCCCGTTGGGGGCCATGGTGCTGGGGGCCTATATCGATCACCATGGCCGGCGCAAGGGGCTGCTGATCACCCTGGGGTTAATGGCCATCGGTACGCTGACCATCGCCTGTGTGCCCGGCTATCACAGCATTGGCGTATTAGCACCGATACTGGTGCTGGTTGGGCGTTTGCTGCAGGGCTTCTCCGCCGGGGTGGAGCTGGGCGGCGTTTCCGTTTATCTGTCTGAAATCGCGCCAGAAGGGAAAAAGGGTTTCTATGTTAGCTGGCAATCCGCCAGCCAGCAGATTGCGGTGGTGTTCGCCGCATTGCTTGGGGTGGCATTGAACCATTGGTTGGGCAAAACCATCATGTCGGATTGGGGCTGGCGCATTCCGTTCTTCGTCGGCTGCATGATTGTGCCGTTCCTGTTCTGGATCCGCCGGATGCTGGAAGAAACCGACGCATTCCGTCAGCGCCGCCATCACCCGTCGATGGGGGAAATCACCCGCTCGGTGGCCAGCAACTGGCCGATTGTGCTGGTGGGGATGATGATGGTGGTGACCACCACGGTGGCTTTTTACATGATCACCGCCTTCACGCCGACCTACGGTAAAACCGTATTGCAGTTCAGCGAGCAGCAAAGCTTTATCGTGACGCTGTGCGTGGGGTTGTCCAACCTGTTCTGGCTGCCGGTGATGGGCAGCGTCTCGGATAAGGTGGGGCGCCGGCCGCTGTTGCTGTTGTTCACCGTGCTGATCTTGCTGACCGCCTACCCGGTGTTGAGCTGGCTGGTGAGCGCGCCGAGCTTTATCCACCTGCTGGAAGCAGAACTGTGGTTGTCGTTCCTCTATGCCAGCTACAACTCGGCGATGGTGGTGGCGCTGACGGAAGTGATGCCGGCGGAAGTGCGCGCCACCGGGTTTTCCATGGCCTACAGCCTGGCGACCGCGCTGTTTGGCGGTTTTACGCCGGCCATCGCCAGCTACCTGATCCACGCGACCGGCAATAAGGCGATGCCGGGCGTGTGGCTGTCGATTGCGGCGCTGTTCGGGCTGGTTGCTGCTCTGCTGTTGCCAGTATTGCAGCGGCAACAGCAGCGCCAGCACGGCCAACTGCCCGCCGGTTCGCCAATCCGCTAATCCGTTGGCGTATCGCGGCGTTCAAACGTATAACGCCCCCAGCCGCAAGGCCGGGGGCGTTTTGTTGTGGCGCGTTTACGCACCGGCGATTATCGCCTTATGAAAGGCCCAGCGCTTTGGCTACGCCTGCGCCGTAGTCGGGGTGTACTTTGGTGAACAGTTCAATTTGGCGGCGCTGGATGGCCTCGGGCACCTGCGACAGTTCACCGGCAATGCGGGTGAACATGCGCTGGTGCTCTTCGGCGCTCAGCAGGTTGAACAGGGCGCGCGGTTGGCTGAAATAGTCCTCGTCTTCACGGTGGTTCCAGTGGTCGGCCGCGCCTTCAATGCTCAACGGCGGTTCACTGAAATCCGGCTGCTCCTGGAACACGCCAAAGCTGTTGGGTTCGTAGGTGGCGCCGTTGCCGCTGTTGCCGTCAACGCGCATCGCGCCGTCGCGGTGATAGTTGTGGAACGGACATTTTGCGGCGTTGACCGGGATCTGATGATGGTTGACGCCCAGGCGGTAGCGGTGTGCGTCGCCATACGAGAACAGGCGGCCCTGCAACATTTTATCCGGCGAGAAGCTGATGCCCGGTACCACGTTGGCCGGGTTCATCGCCACCTGTTCCACTTCGGAGAAGTAGTTGTCCGGGTTGCGGTTCAGTTCAAAGAAGCCGACGTCAATCAACGGGTAATCCGCATGCGGCCATACCTTGGTCAGATCGAACGGATTGTACGGGGTCTGCGAGGCTTCATGTTCCGGCATGATCTGGATTTGCAGCTTCCAGCGCGGGTGGTCGCCGCGTTCAATGGCGTCGAACAGATCGCGCTGTGAGCTTTCACGGTCTTTGGCGACGATGGCTTCGGCCTCGTCATCCATCAGGTTTTCGATGCCCTGTTGGCAACGGAAGTGGAATTTCACCCAGAAACGTTCGTTGTTGGCATTGATAAAGCTGTAGGTGTGGCTGCCGAAGCCGTGCATATGGCGGTAGGATTTAGGCAGGCCGCGGTCGCTGAAATCAATGGTCAACTGGTGTAGGGCTTCCGGCAGATGGGAAAAAAAGTCCCATTTGTATACCGGGTTACGCAGGTTGGTACGCGGATCGCGTTTTACCACGTGGTTCAGATCCGGGAATTTCAGCGGATCGCGCAGGTAGAATACCGGGGTGTCGTTGCCCACCAGATCCCAGTTGCCTTCTTCGGTGTAGTACTTCATGGCGAACCCACGGATGTCGCGCTCGGCATCGGCGGCGCCGCGTTCACCGGCGA is part of the Gibbsiella quercinecans genome and encodes:
- a CDS encoding catalase, with the translated sequence MSKKGLTTVAGAPVVDNNNVITAGKRGPMLLQDVWFLEKLAHFDREVIPERRMHAKGSGAHGTFTVTHDITRYTRAKIFAEIGKQTEMFVRFSTVAGERGAADAERDIRGFAMKYYTEEGNWDLVGNDTPVFYLRDPLKFPDLNHVVKRDPRTNLRNPVYKWDFFSHLPEALHQLTIDFSDRGLPKSYRHMHGFGSHTYSFINANNERFWVKFHFRCQQGIENLMDDEAEAIVAKDRESSQRDLFDAIERGDHPRWKLQIQIMPEHEASQTPYNPFDLTKVWPHADYPLIDVGFFELNRNPDNYFSEVEQVAMNPANVVPGISFSPDKMLQGRLFSYGDAHRYRLGVNHHQIPVNAAKCPFHNYHRDGAMRVDGNSGNGATYEPNSFGVFQEQPDFSEPPLSIEGAADHWNHREDEDYFSQPRALFNLLSAEEHQRMFTRIAGELSQVPEAIQRRQIELFTKVHPDYGAGVAKALGLS